The Ahaetulla prasina isolate Xishuangbanna chromosome 3, ASM2864084v1, whole genome shotgun sequence genome window below encodes:
- the SSR1 gene encoding translocon-associated protein subunit alpha encodes MRRSLPQLLVLVLLAFPAVLLLGGARSGPGSGLLVAAQDATEDEEAIEDTVVEDEDDEAEVEEDEPTELTEEKEEDDLSGEPKASPNADTTILFVKGEDFPANNIVKFLVGFTNKGTEDFIIESLDASFRYPQDYQFFIQNFTALPLNTVVPPQRQATFEYSFIPAEPMGGRPFGLVINLNYKDQNGNFFQDAVFNQTVTIIEKEDGLDGETIFMYMFLAGLGLLVIVGLHQLLESRKRKRPAQKVEMGTSNQNDVDMSWIPQETLNQINKASPRRLPRKRTQKRSVGSDE; translated from the exons ATGAGGCGGTCCCTGCCCCAACTGTTGGTCCTTGTGCTGCTGGCCTTCCCCGCTGTCCTCCTCCTCGGCGGCGCCCGATCTGGCCCAG GTTCTGGCTTGCTTGTGGCTGCCCAAGATGCTACTGAAGATGAAGAAGCGATAGAAGATACAGTAGTTGAGGATGAAGATGATGAAGCTGAAGTTGAAGAAGACGAACCCACAGAATTG acagaagagaaagaggaagatgaCCTATCAGGAGAACCTAAAGCATCACCTAATGCTGATACAACGATCTTGTTTGTGAAAGGAGAAG atTTTCCAGCAAACAACATTGTGAAATTTTTAGTAGGTTTCACTAATAAGGGTACAGAAGACTTCATCATAGAATCACTAGATGCTTCATTCCGGTACCCACAAGATTATCAGTTTTTTATTCAGAATTTCACTGCTCTTCCTCTGAACACTGTTGTTCCACCACAGAGACAAGCCACGTTTGAATATTCCTTCATTCCTGCAGAGCCTATGGGTGGCCGTCCCTTTGGACTGGTTATCAATTTGAATTACAAAGATCAAAAT GGGAATTTCTTTCAAGATGCTGTTTTTAATCAAACAGTTACAATTATTGAAAAAGAAGATGGATTAGATGGTGAAAC GATCTTTATGTATATGTTCCTGGCGGGACTTGGCCTACTTGTCATTGTTGGTCTACATCAATTGTTGGAATCTAGGAAG AGAAAAAGACCAGCTCAAAAAGTAGAGATGGGAACCTCTAATCAGAATGATGTTGACATGAGTTGGATTCCTCAAGAAACTTTAAATCAGATCA aTAAAGCTTCCCCAAGACGGTTGCCACGCAAGAGGACACAGAAAAGATCAGTGGGCTCCGACGAGTAA